One part of the Lotus japonicus ecotype B-129 chromosome 2, LjGifu_v1.2 genome encodes these proteins:
- the LOC130738604 gene encoding kunitz trypsin inhibitor 5-like — protein sequence MKTSQLAFSIICFAFTTEFLIGIASAAAPEPVLDISGQKLRTGVKYYILPVLRGKGGGLTLTSSGNINNNTCPLHVVQEKLEVLKGQSVTFTPYNAKGGVILTSTDLNIKSSLTNTTCAKAPVWKLLKELSGVWFLATGGVEGNPGMATISNWFKIEKADKDYVFSFCPSVCKCQTLCRELGIYDYGGDKHLSLSDQVPPFRIMFKQA from the coding sequence atgaagacctcACAGTTAGCATTTTCCATAATTTGTTTTGCCTTCACTACAGAATTCTTGATTGGCATAGCTTCTGCAGCAGCACCTGAACCAGTGCTTGACATCTCAGGCCAGAAACTGAGAACAGGTGTCAAGTACTACATCTTACCTGTCTTAAGAGGCAAAGGGGGAGGGTTAACACTTACAAGCAGTGGtaacatcaacaacaacacatgCCCCCTTCATGTGGTACAAGAGAAGCTTGAAGTCTTGAAAGGCCAATCAGTTACCTTCACACCCTACAATGCTAAAGGTGGTGTCATCCTCACCTCAACTGATCTCAACATCAAGTCCTCTCTGACAAATACCACCTGTGCCAAAGCCCCAGTGTGGAAGCTTCTCAAAGAGTTAAGTGGGGTGTGGTTTTTAGCTACTGGTGGTGTTGAAGGCAATCCAGGTATGGCCACCATTTCCAATTGGTTCAAGATTGAGAAAGCTGACAAGGACTATGTGTTTTCTTTCTGTCCCTCAGTATGCAAATGCCAAACACTGTGCAGGGAACTTGGGATATATGACTATGGTGGGGACAAGCATTTGTCTCTTAGTGATCAAGTTCCTCCCTTCAGAATTATGTTCAAACAAGCATAA
- the LOC130738603 gene encoding putative GEM-like protein 8: MMKSFGTSPGRCFTFHQPDDNSGTSTSTSTKSNKENSKKGTRKENSSLAYRIHEHVKLGPKLSETLKGKLSLGARIIQEGGRENIFKHVFGMQEEEQFLKASQCYLYTTAGPIAGILFISTKKVAFCSESPTSFCSEAGEIVKAPYKVLIPIEKVKEVNESMNVNKLEQKYIEVVTKDGSEFWFMGFLRYEKALRNLKKAVSMGNSCK, translated from the exons ATGATGAAGTCTTTCGGTACCTCTCCTGGGAGATGTTTTACTTTTCATCAGCCTGATGACAATTCTGGTACCTCTACTTCAACCTCCACCAAATCAA ACAAAGAAAATTCCAAGAAGGGCACAAGAAAGGAAAACAGTAGTCTTGCGTATAGGATTCATGAACATG TAAAATTGGGTCCTAAACTGTCTGAGACTCTGAAAGGTAAGTTGAGTTTGGGTGCTAGGATTATACAAGAAGGAGGGAGAGAGAACATTTTCAAGCATGTTTTTGGGATGCAAGAAGAAGAGCAATTCTTGAAGGCTTCTCAATGCTATTTGTACACGACAGCTGGTCCTATTGCTGGAATTCTCTTTATCTCCACAAAAAAAGTTGCATTTTGCAGTGAAAGCCCCACATCGTTCTGTTCTGAAGCTGGAGAGATAGTTAAAGCACCTTACAAG GTTTTGATACCAATTGAGAAGGTAAAAGAGGTGAATGAAAGCATGAATGTGAACAAGTTAGAACAGAAATACATAGAGGTAGTGACTAAGGATGGCTCTGAGTTTTGGTTTATGGGGTTTTTACGGTATGAGAAGGCTCTCAGGAATCTCAAGAAAGCTGTTTCAATGGGAAATAGTTGTAAATAG
- the LOC130738605 gene encoding DNA-directed RNA polymerases II, IV and V subunit 12, whose protein sequence is MDPQPEPVSYICGDCGMENTLKPGDVIQCRECGYRILYKKRTRRIVQYEAR, encoded by the exons ATGGACCCTCAACCGGAGCCAGTTAGCTACATCTGCGGAG ATTGTGGAATGGAGAATACGCTGAAGCCTGGTGATGTTATACAGTGCCGTGAGTGCGGTTACCGTATCCTTTACAAGAAGCGCACTCGTCGCA TTGTCCAGTACGAAGCTCGCTGA
- the LOC130738602 gene encoding uncharacterized protein LOC130738602: protein MLDGVGYSFEEGTRVPVQFLFPEIARAVFGGDSIVRGAEEGGGEVSGCLALCSARMEWRSRGGLVDVVAAVAEVVQGGEDAFDSRFGLRGFWVNGLSFLLKGSSVGCWHRDLILSVAPSLLSVSVGVRNALRTFTPLNLCLAGLSRGSGLLESSKSLDLVSSGSCAVAADVSPMQAGSVVMLVSSPCPALGSFDGGSGVVGSALEEGCVVQQQVQLPRRRGRPKKVPPPYQSNPILGCEEQRGDLEEAGASPGSGGPYFTRSKKTWLLGKVLGLEFERSDIEAIRGLEKVYEDHFKT from the coding sequence ATGCTTGATGGAGTTGGATATTCGTTTGAAGAGGGGACGAGAGTTCCGGTTCAGTTCCTATTTCCAGAGATTGCAAGGGCGGTTTTTGGTGGGGATAGCATCGTGAGAGGAGCAGAAGAGGGAGGTGGTGAAGTCAGCGGCTGTTTAGCTCTATGTTCGGCTAGGATGGAGTGGCGTAGCAGAGGCGGCTTAGTCGATGTTGTGGCGGCGGTAGCAGAGGTTGTGCAGGGAGGTGAGGACGCGTTTGATTCTCGGTTTGGATTGAGGGGGTTTTGGGTGAACGGCTTGTCTTTTCTTCTCAAAGGGTCCTCGGTTGGGTGTTGGCACCGGGACCTTATCTTGTCTGTTGCTCCATCTCTTCTGTCGGTGTCTGTGGGTGTTAGGAATGCTTTGAGGACTTTTACTCCTTTGAATTTGTGTCTTGCAGGTTTGAGTCGTGGTTCTGGGTTGTTGGAGAGCTCTAAGTCCTTGGATTTGGTCTCCTCTGGTTCTTGTGCAGTTGCTGCTGATGTTTCTCCGATGCAGGCGGGCTCAGTGGTTATGTTAGTGTCCTCTCCTTGCCCAGCTTTGGGTTCTTTTGATGGGGGGTCGGGTGTCGTTGGTTCTGCGCTTGAGGAGGGATGTGTCGTACAGCAGCAAGTTCAGTTACCTCGTAGACGTGGGCGTCCCAAAAAGGTTCCTCCTCCCTACCAGAGTAATCCGATTTTGGGATGCGAGGAGCAGCGGGGGGATTTAGAGGAAGCTGGCGCTTCTCCTGGTAGTGGTGGACCTTACTTCACGCGCTCGAAAAAGACGTGGTTGCTTGGCAAAGTATTGGGGTTAGAGTTCGAGAGAAGCGACATAGAGGCTATCCGTGGTTTGGAGAAGGTCTATGAGGATCATTTTAAGACTTGA
- the LOC130738601 gene encoding ABC transporter C family member 10-like isoform X1: MEAFWNMTCGCSCSETGGEAFCYDFKLLKDPSTCINHLLTLIFDLLLLIMISLVMIHKSLSGPVRRVQRLSKLQLVSVITNGSLGMLHLSIGIWVFEEQLRKTHSVLPLNWWLLEFFQGFTWMLVGLTLSLELKQFPRTWLWVFSTLLFFFSGIFCALSISYAFSSRELNLKEALDVVSFPGAALLLLCTYKSCKCDGEVGERLYAPLNRNQFNEVDPVSYENVTPFAKAGFFSRISFWWLNLLMKRGQERTLEDEDMPKLRESERAESCYFLFVDQLDRQKLSVLWTIILCHQRDILISGFCALLKVLSLSSCPIILNAFVLVSEDNGSFKYEGYVLAIALFFIKIIESLSQRQWYFRTRLVGMKVKSLLTAAIYKKQLRLSNAARLVHSGGEIMSYVTVDAYRIGEFPFWFHQTWTTILQLCIAVVILIRAVGLATIASLVVILVAVLFNAPIATLQHKYLSKLLVAQDERLKASSEALVNVKVLKFYAWEIHFKNAIESLRKVELKWLSSVLLQKAYNVIIFWSSPMFVSAATFGACYLLKVPLHANNLFTFVATLRLVQNPISIIPDLIGVVIQANIAFTRIVKFLEAPELPGENVRNLCFDEKLKGTILINSADFSWEGNNASKPALRNINLKVIPGQKIAICGEVGSGKSTLLAAILGEVPVTKGNIEVYGKFAYVSQTSWIQRGTIQENILFGSDLDAQRYQETLDRCSLVKDLELFPHGDLTEIGERGVNLSGGQKQRIQLARALYQNADVYLLDDPFSAVDAHTATNLFSEYILEGLKGKTVLLVTHQVDFLPAFDYVLLMSYGKSLQAAPYHHLLSSNQEFQDLVNAHKETAGSDQPVDVTSSHEHSNSDREVTQSFKQKQFKAMNGDQLIKKEERERGDTGFKPYLQYLNQSRGYMYFSASALSFLMFLTCQIIQNSWMAANVDNPHVSTLQLILVYLMIGIGSTIFLMTRIFLAVALGFQSSKSLFSQLMNSLLRAPMSFYDSTPLGRILSRVSVDLSILDLDIPLSLTNAVGGFIGYYADLIVLTAITWQVLFISIPMVYIVIRLQRHYYACAKEFMRMDGTTKSSVANHVAETVAGSMTIRAFEAEDRFFKKNLDLIDANASPFFHSFSSSEWLIQRLETVYAIVLASAALCMVMLPPGTLTSGFIGMALSYGLSLNSSLVYSTRCQCILANHIVSVERLNQYMHIPTEAQEVIEGNRPPVNWPVAGKVEIQDLQIRYRPGGPLVLHGITCNFEGGCKIGIVGRTGSGKSTLISALFRLVEPAGGKIIVDGIDISCIGLHDLRSSFGIIPQDPTLFIGTVRYNLDPLSQHSDQEIWEVLRKCQLQDAVKDKGGLESSVVEDGSNWSTGQRQLFCLGRALLRKSRILVLDEATASIDNATDLILQKTIKTEFADCTVITVAHRIPTVMNCTMVLAINEGKLAEYDKPMKLMKRKSSLFAQLVKEYWSHLQSAESH; this comes from the exons ATGGAAGCTTTTTGGAACATGACTTGTGGTTGTTCTTGTTCTGAGACAGGAGGAGAGGCTTTCTGTTATGATTTCAAGCTTTTGAAAGATCCTTCCACCTGCATCAACCATCTGTTGACTCTTATATTTGATTTGTTACTTCTGATCATGATATCACTGGTTATGATCCACAAGTCTTTGTCAGGACCAGTTCGGCGGGTGCAAAGGTTATCAAAGTTGCAGCTAGTTTCTGTCATAACCAATGGCTCTCTTGGGATGTTGCATTTGAGCATAGGCATTTGGGTTTTTGAAGAGCAGTTAAGGAAAACACATAGTGTTCTCCCTCTAAATTGGTGGTTGCTAGAGTTCTTTCAGGGATTCACATGGATGTTAGTCGGCTTAACTCTAAGTCTTGAGCTAAAACAATTTCCAAGAACATGGTTGTGGGTGTTTTCTactcttttattctttttttctgGCATTTTCTGTGCTTTATCCATATCTTATGCATTTAGCAGCAGAGAATTGAACCTCAAGGAAGCTTTAGATGTTGTGTCATTTCCAGGAGCAGCTTTACTCCTCTTGTGCACATACAAATCATGCAAATGTGACGGAGAAGTTGGTGAAAGACTTTATGCCCCTTTAAATAGGAACCAATTCAATGAAGTTGATCCTGTTAGCTATGAAAATGTGACCCCATTTGCCAAAGCTGGATTCTTTAGTAGAATATCATTTTGGTGGTTGAATCTGTTAATGAAAAGGGGTCAGGAGAGAACACTTGAGGATGAGGATATGCCAAAGTTACGGGAGTCCGAACGAGCGGAAAGTTGCTATTTCTTGTTTGTAGATCAATTGGACAGACAGAAGCTATCTGTTTTATGGACAATAATTTTATGCCACCAGAGAGATATTTTGATATCAGGTTTCTGTGCTCTGCTCAAGGTactctctttgtcttcttgtcCTATAATTTTGAATGCCTTTGTATTAGTTTCTGAGGATAATGGAAGTTTCAAATATGAAGGTTATGTATTGGCCATAGCACTTTTCTTTATAAAGATCATAGAATCCCTATCACAAAGGCAATGGTACTTTCGTACTAGACTTGTTGGTATGAAGGTTAAATCACTACTTACTGCAGCAATTTATAAAAAACAACTGAGGTTATCCAATGCTGCTAGATTGGTTCACTCTGGTGGTGAGATAATGAGTTATGTGACTGTAGATGCATACAGAATTGGAGAATTTCCATTTTGGTTTCACCAGACTTGGACAACGATCCTCCAACTGTGTATAGCAGTGGTAATTCTAATTCGCGCTGTTGGATTGGCAACAATTGCCTCATTAGTGGTGATACTTGTCGCTGTTCTTTTCAATGCTCCAATAGCGACGTTACAGCATAAGTATCTGAGCAAACTGTTAGTGGCACAAGATGAGAGATTAAAGGCTAGTTCGGAGGCTCTAGTAAATGTCAAAGTGTTGAAGTTTTATGCATGGGAAATCCATTTTAAAAATGCTATCGAAAGCTTAAGAAAGGTGGAACTCAAATGGTTATCTTCAGTCCTGTTACAAAAAGCATACAATGTCATTATCTTTTGGTCTTCCCCCATGTTTGTCTCTGCTGCTACCTTTGGGgcatgttatttgttgaaagttCCTTTACATGCAAATAATCTTTTCACTTTTGTGGCAACTTTACGTCTTGTGCAAAATCCAATTTCAATCATCCCGGACCTTATTGGAGTTGTTATTCAAGCAAATATTGCATTTACCCGGATCGTAAAATTCCTTGAAGCACCTGAGCTGCCGGGGGAAAATGTCAGAAATTTGTGCTTTGATGAGAAGCTCAAGGGCACAATTTTAATTAACTCTGCGGACTTTTCATGGGAAGGTAATAATGCATCAAAGCCAGCATTAAGAAACATAAATCTAAAGGTTATTCCTGGGCAAAAGATAGCTATTTGTGGAGAAGTTGGCTCAGGAAAATCAACTCTCTTAGCAGCAATTCTTGGAGAAGTCCCTGTTACTAAAGGAAAT ATTGAAGTTTATGGGAAGTTTGCTTATGTTTCTCAAACATCATGGATACAAAGAGGAACAATACAGGAAAATATTTTGTTTGGATCAGATTTAGATGCTCAGAGGTATCAAGAAACACTTGATAGGTGTTCACTTGTGAAGGACCTTGAGTTGTTTCCCCATGGTGACCTTACTGAAATAGGTGAGAGAGGAGTTAACCTAAGTGGAGGTCAGAAGCAGCGTATTCAACTGGCCCGTGCTCTTTATCAGAATGCTGATGTATATCTCCTGGATGATCCATTCAGTGCTGTTGATGCACACACTGCCACAAACTTGTTCAGT GAATACATATTGGAGGGACTTAAGGGAAAGACAGTCCTACTTGTGACTCATCAAGTTGACTTCCTCCCAGCATTTGATTATGTTTTG TTGATGTCATATGGAAAATCCCTACAAGCTGCCCCTTATCACCATCTATTGAGCTCAAACCAAGAATTTCAGGACCTAGTCAATGCTCACAAAGAGACTGCTGGTTCTGACCAGCCTGTAGATGTTACTTCTTCCCATGAACATTCAAATTCGGATAGAGAGGTTACACAATCCTTCAAACAGAAGCAGTTTAAAGCAATGAATGGTGATCAGCTAattaagaaagaagagagagaaagaggagacaCAGGGTTCAAGCCTTATTTACAGTATCTGAATCAGAGCAGAGGATACATGTACTTCTCTGCGAGTGCTCTTTCTTTCCTTATGTTTTTGACTTGCCAGATAATTCAAAACTCATGGATGGCTGCTAATGTTGACAATCCCCATGTCAGCACGTTGCAATTGATTCTAGTTTACTTGATGATTGGAATTGGTTCCACAATTTTCTTGATGACTAGAATTTTTCTTGCTGTTGCTTTGGGTTTTCAATCATCAAAATCATTATTTTCACAGTTAATGAACTCCCTTTTACGTGCACCAATGTCTTTTTATGACTCCACACCTTTGGGAAGGATACTTAGTCGG GTCTCAGTAGATTTGAGCATTTTGGATCTTGATATCCCACTTAGCCTCACTAATGCTGTGGGAGGTTTTATAGGCTATTATGCTGATCTTATAGTTTTAACAGCAATCACTTGGCAAGTCTTGTTTATCTCTATACCAATGGTATATATTGTTATACGCTTACAG AGACACTACTATGCATGTGCAAAAGAATTTATGCGGATGGATGGCACAACAAAATCCTCTGTAGCTAATCATGTAGCTGAAACTGTTGCTGGATCTATGACAATAAGGGCATTTGAGGCAGAAGATCGTTTTTTCAAGAAGAATCTTGATCTAATCGATGCCAATGCAAGTCCTTTCTTCCATAGTTTTTCCTCAAGTGAGTGGTTGATCCAAAGATTAGAAACAGTCTATGCAATTGTTCTTGCCTCCGCGGCACTTTGCATGGTCATGCTTCCACCTGGGACTTTAACCTCTG GATTTATTGGCATGGCTCTATCTTATGGCCTTTCACTAAATTCTTCCTTAGTATATTCAACTCGATGCCAATGCATTTTAGCAAATCACATAGTATCTGTTGAGAGACTAAATCAATATATGCATATACCAACTGAGGCCCAAGAAGTCATAGAAGGAAATCGTCCTCCAGTTAATTGGCCAGTTGCAGGCAAAGTAGAAATACAGGATTTGCAG ATACGATACAGGCCTGGCGGGCCACTTGTATTACATGGTATCACATGCAACTTTGAAGGAGGGTGCAAGATTGGTATTGTTGGTAGAACAGGCAGTGGAAAGTCTACTCTTATAAGTGCTTTATTTCGTCTTGTGGAGCCAGCTGGAGGAAAAATTATAGTTGATGGCATAGACATCTCTTGTATTGGCCTTCATGATTTGAGATCAAGCTTTGGAATTATACCTCAGGACCCTACCCTTTTCATTGGAACAGTTAGATATAATTTAGACCCTTTATCTCAACACTCTGATCAAGAAATATGGGAG GTTCTTCGCAAGTGTCAGTTGCAAGATGCTGTCAAGGATAAAGGTGGCTTAGAGTCTTCAG TTGTTGAAGATGGATCAAACTGGAGCACCGGACAAAGGCAGTTATTCTGCTTAGGACGCGCTCTTTTGAGGAAGAGTAGGATATTGGTGCTGGATGAAGCAACTGCATCAATTGATAATGCAACTGATTTGATTCTGCAAAAGACAATCAAGACTGAATTTGCAGATTGTACAGTCATCACTGTAGCCCACAGGATACCAACCGTGATGAATTGCACTATGGTTCTTGCCATCAATGAGG GAAAGCTAGCGGAGTATGATAAACCAATGAAGTTGATGAAGAGAAAAAGTTCGTTGTTTGCGCAACTTGTTAAGGAATACTGGTCCCATTTGCAGTCTGCAGAATCACATTGA
- the LOC130738601 gene encoding ABC transporter C family member 10-like isoform X2 yields MDNNFMPPERYFDIRFLCSAQGYVLAIALFFIKIIESLSQRQWYFRTRLVGMKVKSLLTAAIYKKQLRLSNAARLVHSGGEIMSYVTVDAYRIGEFPFWFHQTWTTILQLCIAVVILIRAVGLATIASLVVILVAVLFNAPIATLQHKYLSKLLVAQDERLKASSEALVNVKVLKFYAWEIHFKNAIESLRKVELKWLSSVLLQKAYNVIIFWSSPMFVSAATFGACYLLKVPLHANNLFTFVATLRLVQNPISIIPDLIGVVIQANIAFTRIVKFLEAPELPGENVRNLCFDEKLKGTILINSADFSWEGNNASKPALRNINLKVIPGQKIAICGEVGSGKSTLLAAILGEVPVTKGNIEVYGKFAYVSQTSWIQRGTIQENILFGSDLDAQRYQETLDRCSLVKDLELFPHGDLTEIGERGVNLSGGQKQRIQLARALYQNADVYLLDDPFSAVDAHTATNLFSEYILEGLKGKTVLLVTHQVDFLPAFDYVLLMSYGKSLQAAPYHHLLSSNQEFQDLVNAHKETAGSDQPVDVTSSHEHSNSDREVTQSFKQKQFKAMNGDQLIKKEERERGDTGFKPYLQYLNQSRGYMYFSASALSFLMFLTCQIIQNSWMAANVDNPHVSTLQLILVYLMIGIGSTIFLMTRIFLAVALGFQSSKSLFSQLMNSLLRAPMSFYDSTPLGRILSRVSVDLSILDLDIPLSLTNAVGGFIGYYADLIVLTAITWQVLFISIPMVYIVIRLQRHYYACAKEFMRMDGTTKSSVANHVAETVAGSMTIRAFEAEDRFFKKNLDLIDANASPFFHSFSSSEWLIQRLETVYAIVLASAALCMVMLPPGTLTSGFIGMALSYGLSLNSSLVYSTRCQCILANHIVSVERLNQYMHIPTEAQEVIEGNRPPVNWPVAGKVEIQDLQIRYRPGGPLVLHGITCNFEGGCKIGIVGRTGSGKSTLISALFRLVEPAGGKIIVDGIDISCIGLHDLRSSFGIIPQDPTLFIGTVRYNLDPLSQHSDQEIWEVLRKCQLQDAVKDKGGLESSVVEDGSNWSTGQRQLFCLGRALLRKSRILVLDEATASIDNATDLILQKTIKTEFADCTVITVAHRIPTVMNCTMVLAINEGKLAEYDKPMKLMKRKSSLFAQLVKEYWSHLQSAESH; encoded by the exons ATGGACAATAATTTTATGCCACCAGAGAGATATTTTGATATCAGGTTTCTGTGCTCTGCTCAAG GTTATGTATTGGCCATAGCACTTTTCTTTATAAAGATCATAGAATCCCTATCACAAAGGCAATGGTACTTTCGTACTAGACTTGTTGGTATGAAGGTTAAATCACTACTTACTGCAGCAATTTATAAAAAACAACTGAGGTTATCCAATGCTGCTAGATTGGTTCACTCTGGTGGTGAGATAATGAGTTATGTGACTGTAGATGCATACAGAATTGGAGAATTTCCATTTTGGTTTCACCAGACTTGGACAACGATCCTCCAACTGTGTATAGCAGTGGTAATTCTAATTCGCGCTGTTGGATTGGCAACAATTGCCTCATTAGTGGTGATACTTGTCGCTGTTCTTTTCAATGCTCCAATAGCGACGTTACAGCATAAGTATCTGAGCAAACTGTTAGTGGCACAAGATGAGAGATTAAAGGCTAGTTCGGAGGCTCTAGTAAATGTCAAAGTGTTGAAGTTTTATGCATGGGAAATCCATTTTAAAAATGCTATCGAAAGCTTAAGAAAGGTGGAACTCAAATGGTTATCTTCAGTCCTGTTACAAAAAGCATACAATGTCATTATCTTTTGGTCTTCCCCCATGTTTGTCTCTGCTGCTACCTTTGGGgcatgttatttgttgaaagttCCTTTACATGCAAATAATCTTTTCACTTTTGTGGCAACTTTACGTCTTGTGCAAAATCCAATTTCAATCATCCCGGACCTTATTGGAGTTGTTATTCAAGCAAATATTGCATTTACCCGGATCGTAAAATTCCTTGAAGCACCTGAGCTGCCGGGGGAAAATGTCAGAAATTTGTGCTTTGATGAGAAGCTCAAGGGCACAATTTTAATTAACTCTGCGGACTTTTCATGGGAAGGTAATAATGCATCAAAGCCAGCATTAAGAAACATAAATCTAAAGGTTATTCCTGGGCAAAAGATAGCTATTTGTGGAGAAGTTGGCTCAGGAAAATCAACTCTCTTAGCAGCAATTCTTGGAGAAGTCCCTGTTACTAAAGGAAAT ATTGAAGTTTATGGGAAGTTTGCTTATGTTTCTCAAACATCATGGATACAAAGAGGAACAATACAGGAAAATATTTTGTTTGGATCAGATTTAGATGCTCAGAGGTATCAAGAAACACTTGATAGGTGTTCACTTGTGAAGGACCTTGAGTTGTTTCCCCATGGTGACCTTACTGAAATAGGTGAGAGAGGAGTTAACCTAAGTGGAGGTCAGAAGCAGCGTATTCAACTGGCCCGTGCTCTTTATCAGAATGCTGATGTATATCTCCTGGATGATCCATTCAGTGCTGTTGATGCACACACTGCCACAAACTTGTTCAGT GAATACATATTGGAGGGACTTAAGGGAAAGACAGTCCTACTTGTGACTCATCAAGTTGACTTCCTCCCAGCATTTGATTATGTTTTG TTGATGTCATATGGAAAATCCCTACAAGCTGCCCCTTATCACCATCTATTGAGCTCAAACCAAGAATTTCAGGACCTAGTCAATGCTCACAAAGAGACTGCTGGTTCTGACCAGCCTGTAGATGTTACTTCTTCCCATGAACATTCAAATTCGGATAGAGAGGTTACACAATCCTTCAAACAGAAGCAGTTTAAAGCAATGAATGGTGATCAGCTAattaagaaagaagagagagaaagaggagacaCAGGGTTCAAGCCTTATTTACAGTATCTGAATCAGAGCAGAGGATACATGTACTTCTCTGCGAGTGCTCTTTCTTTCCTTATGTTTTTGACTTGCCAGATAATTCAAAACTCATGGATGGCTGCTAATGTTGACAATCCCCATGTCAGCACGTTGCAATTGATTCTAGTTTACTTGATGATTGGAATTGGTTCCACAATTTTCTTGATGACTAGAATTTTTCTTGCTGTTGCTTTGGGTTTTCAATCATCAAAATCATTATTTTCACAGTTAATGAACTCCCTTTTACGTGCACCAATGTCTTTTTATGACTCCACACCTTTGGGAAGGATACTTAGTCGG GTCTCAGTAGATTTGAGCATTTTGGATCTTGATATCCCACTTAGCCTCACTAATGCTGTGGGAGGTTTTATAGGCTATTATGCTGATCTTATAGTTTTAACAGCAATCACTTGGCAAGTCTTGTTTATCTCTATACCAATGGTATATATTGTTATACGCTTACAG AGACACTACTATGCATGTGCAAAAGAATTTATGCGGATGGATGGCACAACAAAATCCTCTGTAGCTAATCATGTAGCTGAAACTGTTGCTGGATCTATGACAATAAGGGCATTTGAGGCAGAAGATCGTTTTTTCAAGAAGAATCTTGATCTAATCGATGCCAATGCAAGTCCTTTCTTCCATAGTTTTTCCTCAAGTGAGTGGTTGATCCAAAGATTAGAAACAGTCTATGCAATTGTTCTTGCCTCCGCGGCACTTTGCATGGTCATGCTTCCACCTGGGACTTTAACCTCTG GATTTATTGGCATGGCTCTATCTTATGGCCTTTCACTAAATTCTTCCTTAGTATATTCAACTCGATGCCAATGCATTTTAGCAAATCACATAGTATCTGTTGAGAGACTAAATCAATATATGCATATACCAACTGAGGCCCAAGAAGTCATAGAAGGAAATCGTCCTCCAGTTAATTGGCCAGTTGCAGGCAAAGTAGAAATACAGGATTTGCAG ATACGATACAGGCCTGGCGGGCCACTTGTATTACATGGTATCACATGCAACTTTGAAGGAGGGTGCAAGATTGGTATTGTTGGTAGAACAGGCAGTGGAAAGTCTACTCTTATAAGTGCTTTATTTCGTCTTGTGGAGCCAGCTGGAGGAAAAATTATAGTTGATGGCATAGACATCTCTTGTATTGGCCTTCATGATTTGAGATCAAGCTTTGGAATTATACCTCAGGACCCTACCCTTTTCATTGGAACAGTTAGATATAATTTAGACCCTTTATCTCAACACTCTGATCAAGAAATATGGGAG GTTCTTCGCAAGTGTCAGTTGCAAGATGCTGTCAAGGATAAAGGTGGCTTAGAGTCTTCAG TTGTTGAAGATGGATCAAACTGGAGCACCGGACAAAGGCAGTTATTCTGCTTAGGACGCGCTCTTTTGAGGAAGAGTAGGATATTGGTGCTGGATGAAGCAACTGCATCAATTGATAATGCAACTGATTTGATTCTGCAAAAGACAATCAAGACTGAATTTGCAGATTGTACAGTCATCACTGTAGCCCACAGGATACCAACCGTGATGAATTGCACTATGGTTCTTGCCATCAATGAGG GAAAGCTAGCGGAGTATGATAAACCAATGAAGTTGATGAAGAGAAAAAGTTCGTTGTTTGCGCAACTTGTTAAGGAATACTGGTCCCATTTGCAGTCTGCAGAATCACATTGA